In Geminicoccaceae bacterium, a single window of DNA contains:
- a CDS encoding helix-turn-helix transcriptional regulator produces MNHAHERLRKARIAAGYKSGAAFAREVGIEPGTYGHHESGKRGFARFAARYSRLLNVSATWLLGEEAAPQPDVAEMAMELASKLTPEQRALWFSLGRALAEQQLEPEATNGE; encoded by the coding sequence ACGCGCACGAACGCCTCCGAAAGGCGAGGATCGCAGCAGGCTACAAGTCGGGAGCAGCGTTCGCCCGCGAGGTGGGTATTGAACCGGGCACCTACGGCCATCACGAGAGCGGCAAGCGAGGCTTCGCGCGCTTTGCGGCGCGCTACTCGCGTCTACTCAATGTTTCAGCCACTTGGCTTCTTGGTGAAGAGGCTGCGCCTCAGCCCGATGTTGCGGAGATGGCGATGGAGCTTGCGAGCAAGCTCACGCCCGAACAGCGGGCGCTTTGGTTTTCGCTTGGCCGTGCGCTTGCTGAACAGCAGTTAGAACCGGAAGCGACAAACGGCGAATAG